One genomic segment of Labilithrix sp. includes these proteins:
- a CDS encoding flagellar hook basal-body protein codes for MSRGLYVALSGAVAQEQALEATAQNMANATTAGYQKMRPIFNEALRGATRSGQALHYGAVNRTALDTTRGPIRATGNPADIALKENEYLAVTTARGERYTRAGDLKMGTDGVLRAAGQPLVREDGKPIQLSPSEGPPAITADGQVTQKGAVVAQLKVVRPNEGTTFVHEGNGVLASRGNVSQVANPEVELGVVEESNASVVSSMTDMVQASRTFDAFKQMLDTFSECDRKVLTTTPGATE; via the coding sequence ATGAGCCGCGGTCTCTATGTCGCGCTCTCCGGCGCCGTCGCGCAGGAGCAGGCCCTCGAGGCGACGGCCCAGAACATGGCCAACGCCACGACGGCCGGATATCAAAAGATGCGCCCGATCTTCAACGAGGCCTTGCGCGGCGCGACGCGGAGCGGCCAGGCGCTCCACTACGGCGCGGTGAACCGCACCGCGCTCGACACCACCCGCGGACCCATTCGCGCGACCGGGAATCCGGCCGATATCGCGCTCAAGGAGAACGAATACCTCGCGGTGACGACGGCGCGCGGTGAGCGCTACACCCGCGCCGGCGACCTCAAGATGGGCACCGACGGCGTCCTCCGCGCCGCGGGCCAGCCGCTCGTGCGCGAGGACGGAAAGCCGATCCAGCTCTCGCCGAGCGAGGGCCCGCCCGCGATCACGGCCGACGGACAGGTCACGCAGAAGGGCGCCGTCGTCGCGCAGCTCAAGGTCGTGAGGCCGAACGAGGGGACCACGTTCGTGCACGAAGGCAACGGCGTCCTCGCGTCGCGCGGGAACGTCAGCCAAGTGGCCAATCCCGAGGTGGAGCTCGGCGTCGTCGAGGAGTCGAACGCGTCGGTCGTGAGCTCGATGACGGACATGGTGCAGGCGTCGCGTACGTTCGACGCGTTCAAGCAGATGCTCGACACCTTCAGCGAGTGCGACCGCAAGGTCCTCACCACCACGCCGGGCGCGACGGAGTAA
- the fliA gene encoding RNA polymerase sigma factor FliA — translation MSAAEKIPAPAPKRRLTRADYDRYLPLVRRTAMKLARRLPSHVTVSDLVSYGWVGLCDAFERAPEGMTEDEFEAFAMFRVRGAALDHLRSLDPATRSARAMSRKVAKAMGELTSKSDGKTPEEEDVARKLGMSVADYRTAMEKLGKSGMDKLEMLDIDETPVATPAELQEDLLGKKQMQAVVAKAIKQLPERHQLVLALYYQEERTLREIGTILDISESRVCQIHTEAVHRLRAAAGKE, via the coding sequence ATGAGCGCGGCGGAGAAGATCCCGGCGCCGGCTCCAAAACGGAGGCTCACGCGCGCCGACTACGACCGGTACTTGCCGCTCGTCCGCCGCACCGCGATGAAGCTCGCGCGGCGCCTGCCGAGCCACGTCACGGTGAGCGACCTCGTCAGCTACGGCTGGGTCGGCCTCTGCGACGCGTTCGAGCGCGCGCCGGAGGGGATGACCGAGGACGAGTTCGAGGCCTTCGCGATGTTCCGCGTCCGCGGCGCCGCGCTCGACCACCTCCGCTCGCTCGACCCCGCCACGCGCTCGGCCCGCGCGATGTCGCGCAAAGTGGCCAAAGCGATGGGCGAGCTCACCTCGAAGAGCGACGGCAAGACGCCCGAAGAAGAGGACGTCGCGCGGAAGCTCGGGATGAGCGTCGCCGACTATCGAACCGCGATGGAGAAGCTCGGCAAGTCCGGAATGGACAAGCTCGAGATGCTCGACATCGACGAGACGCCGGTCGCGACGCCGGCCGAGCTCCAGGAGGACCTCCTCGGCAAGAAGCAAATGCAGGCCGTGGTCGCCAAGGCGATCAAGCAATTACCGGAGCGGCACCAGCTCGTCCTCGCCCTCTATTACCAAGAAGAGCGCACGCTCCGCGAGATCGGGACCATCCTCGATATTTCGGAGTCGCGCGTATGCCAGATCCATACGGAGGCCGTCCACCGCCTGCGCGCGGCGGCGGGGAAGGAGTGA
- the flhA gene encoding flagellar biosynthesis protein FlhA, protein MSQGSVKGVTSRKDVIVPVAIIGIILMMILPMPPWLIDAMISLSMAISVGVFLTALFIENALEFSAFPAFVLVGTLLRLSLNVATTRLILLHGGEGNGAAGGVVEAFGRFVVEGNVVVGLVVFLILTVINFVVITKGSGRVAEVAARFTLDAMPGKQMAIDADLGSGTITNDQARTRRDDLAREADFYGAMDGASKFVHGDAIAGLLIMAINLLGGLAMGIAHGMDVGKAAETFSILSVGDALASQLPALLMSAASGIVVTRSATGDQLGRALSTQFFAKTRVVNITAGIIAALGLMPGMPTLPCLSLAAVLAYMARKTKAATPAPGSPAAAIAEAEAAAGEPRKTAQEEIDSTLTIHPLAIEVGYELVGIVDGARGGTLLDRVAKLRKEVAKELGIVVPPVNVTDDLSLPAGAYRILVFGTEVAMGECAPGRVMAIDATGSSPPIDGDRTVDPTFGLPAYWIAERDRELAEALGYTVVDHSTILATHLGEVVRASAPRLLGRQEVQHLVDILAKSSPKLVDDVIPNLLQLGDVVRVLRNLVKEGISIRDMRTILESLGELAQVTKDPEQMTEMCRERLAPQITARFKAEGVVNAMTLDPRLEQVLRQSLSEIAKGTGGALDPNMLKSLADNAEKSLAGFGVHGASPLVVTAPDLRRYVRAILERKLPQVPVVSFREIDSSAPLRVVDRLAA, encoded by the coding sequence GTGAGTCAGGGCAGCGTCAAGGGCGTGACGTCGCGGAAGGACGTCATCGTTCCGGTCGCCATCATCGGGATCATCCTCATGATGATCCTCCCCATGCCGCCTTGGCTGATCGACGCGATGATCTCGCTGTCGATGGCGATCTCGGTGGGGGTGTTCCTCACCGCCCTCTTCATCGAGAACGCCCTCGAGTTCTCGGCGTTCCCCGCCTTCGTGCTCGTCGGAACGCTCCTGCGGCTGAGCCTCAACGTCGCGACCACACGGCTCATCCTGCTTCACGGCGGGGAAGGGAACGGGGCGGCCGGCGGCGTCGTCGAGGCCTTCGGGCGGTTCGTCGTCGAAGGGAACGTCGTCGTCGGGCTCGTCGTCTTCCTCATCCTCACCGTCATCAACTTCGTCGTCATCACGAAGGGCTCCGGCCGCGTCGCCGAGGTCGCCGCGCGCTTCACGCTCGACGCGATGCCCGGCAAACAGATGGCGATCGACGCCGACCTCGGGTCCGGCACGATCACGAACGACCAGGCCCGCACGCGCCGCGACGACCTCGCGCGCGAGGCCGACTTCTACGGCGCGATGGACGGCGCCTCGAAGTTCGTCCACGGCGACGCGATCGCGGGCCTCCTCATCATGGCGATCAACCTCCTCGGAGGCCTCGCGATGGGCATCGCCCACGGGATGGACGTCGGCAAGGCGGCCGAGACGTTCTCGATCCTCTCCGTCGGTGACGCGCTCGCTTCGCAGCTGCCCGCGCTCCTCATGTCGGCCGCGTCCGGCATCGTCGTCACGCGCAGCGCGACCGGTGACCAGCTCGGCCGCGCGCTGTCGACGCAGTTCTTCGCGAAGACCCGCGTCGTCAACATCACCGCCGGAATCATCGCCGCCCTCGGCCTCATGCCCGGCATGCCGACGCTGCCTTGCTTGTCGCTCGCCGCCGTCCTCGCGTACATGGCGCGCAAGACCAAGGCCGCCACGCCGGCGCCCGGCTCGCCCGCGGCCGCGATCGCCGAGGCCGAGGCGGCGGCCGGCGAGCCGAGGAAGACCGCGCAGGAGGAGATCGACTCGACGCTCACGATCCATCCCCTCGCGATCGAGGTCGGCTACGAGCTGGTCGGCATCGTCGACGGCGCGCGCGGCGGCACGCTGCTCGATCGCGTCGCGAAGCTCCGGAAGGAGGTCGCGAAGGAGCTCGGGATCGTCGTGCCGCCGGTGAACGTCACCGATGACCTCTCCCTCCCCGCCGGCGCGTACCGCATCCTCGTGTTCGGCACCGAAGTCGCGATGGGCGAGTGCGCGCCCGGCCGCGTGATGGCGATCGACGCGACGGGCTCGTCGCCGCCGATCGACGGCGACCGGACGGTCGACCCCACCTTCGGGCTCCCCGCGTACTGGATCGCCGAGCGCGACCGCGAGCTCGCCGAGGCGCTCGGCTACACCGTCGTCGATCACTCCACCATCCTCGCGACGCACCTCGGCGAGGTCGTGCGCGCGAGCGCGCCGCGGCTGCTCGGGCGGCAGGAGGTCCAGCACCTCGTCGACATCCTCGCGAAGTCGAGCCCCAAGCTCGTCGACGACGTCATCCCGAACCTGCTCCAGCTCGGCGACGTCGTCCGCGTCCTCCGGAACCTCGTGAAGGAAGGGATCTCGATCCGCGACATGCGGACGATCCTCGAGTCGCTCGGCGAGCTCGCGCAGGTCACGAAGGACCCCGAGCAGATGACGGAGATGTGCCGCGAGCGCCTCGCGCCGCAGATCACCGCTCGCTTCAAGGCGGAGGGCGTCGTCAACGCCATGACGCTCGATCCCCGCCTCGAGCAGGTCCTGCGTCAGAGCCTCTCCGAGATCGCCAAGGGAACGGGCGGCGCGCTCGACCCGAACATGCTCAAGAGCCTCGCCGACAACGCGGAGAAGAGCCTCGCCGGGTTTGGCGTGCATGGTGCATCTCCCCTCGTGGTGACCGCTCCGGACCTCCGCCGCTACGTGCGCGCCATCCTCGAGCGCAAGCTCCCGCAGGTCCCGGTCGTCTCGTTCCGCGAGATCGACTCCTCCGCTCCCCTCCGCGTCGTCGACCGCCTCGCTGCCTGA